Sequence from the Nitrososphaerota archaeon genome:
CTATGGCAGTTCAGCATCTTATCGACTATATCTTCACTCAACAGCATAGTAAACGTTAAAGGTGGTGATAAGTTTAATGGTGCGAATTAAGAGAAAGTCGGGTCAAGGCTCTTTTCCTCTTCTTCTTGGGTGGCAATGGGTTTTGTTCTTGAACGCTCCGATATGATGTATCTTCTAGGATAGGGAATCTCTATCCCGTTTTCATCGAACGCTTTCTTGATACGCTCTCTGAGCTCAGCAGCGGTTACGAAGGCGGTGGGTTGATCTTTGCACATAAATATGAGCCTAAGCTTTAAACCGTTTTCGCCGAATTCGAGTAGGTGTACTCGAGGCGGCATATCTGGTAAAACATTAGGGTGCTCCGAGGCTATCTTGATCATAAGGTTCTTCGCCAACTCGTAGTTAGATTCATAGGATATGTCAACGAAGACCGAGCCTATCATTCTCGGGTCCTTGAGGTGGTAGTTGACGACGACTTCGCTGTCAAAGACCGAGTTAGGTACGACAAGCCTCCTGTTATCCCAAGTCCTTATTATGGTGTGGGTGATCTTTATCTCTTCAACCACACCATAATCTCCTCTGAATAGTAGGGCGTCTCCAAGCCTAAATGGTCTCACAAAGTAGATTAATAGTCCAGAGAGCCAGTTTCCAACGACCTTCTGCGCAGCTAAACCAACTACTATTGCTGCGAACCCCATGCCTGAGACGAGGCTGAGGAGGGCTGGTAGGCTTGGTGGGAAGATGATCGAAAGGGCTATTAGTATCGCCAAGATCCATATTATGTAGGTTATGATCTTCTGCAGACCTACGAGAGCGGTTTCCTTATCCGCTTCACCAGCAGCAACCCTTCGACCGAATCTGGTGATCGCGGACTGTATGATGACGACTAGCACAGATGTTATGGAGAGGACGATCGCAGCCTGCATAAGGTAATCCGCACCAGTAGAGAGGTATTCGGGTAGTGGCAGACGCATCTTATCAGAAAAATAGTTAAGAAGCGTAGAAACACTCAGCAAAAAGATCGTAATAAAGAGGGGCCACTTTGAGACCACAACCAAATAATCATCGAGCTTAGATTTAGTTCGCGCAGCTAGATTGGCAATATGTTTGTAAACGTAGTATACGATGGCAAGTGGGATTGCTGAGACGATTACCGCCGCTACAACCTCAGCTACGAACAGCAGGTCATTAGGAGTTGTCATAACCTTCTACCATCCCTCCCTCTAGACCTCAGCTGTGTAATATTTAATCTATCTCTGCAATATGGTCTGCTTAATCTAGTGTTGGGGTATTACGTAGCTTTTCGCAGTACTCTTTTGATAGAAGGTCGCATCCTTTTAAGAGGTGGTTAAGGTATCCTCTGCTCGGCTTTAACCCTTCGGCAGTCATCTTTCGATTAGCGATATACGCAACTGCATCTACCACCTCGCCGCTCTGTAACCTTACCTCCACTTTCCGTCTATCGTAGTGGTGTGGGTAGCCTTCAAACCTATCTAACCTCTCTATATCTTTGTCTGCGATCTCGTAGAGGATGCCCTCGACCACACCGCCTTCGTCTTTTACGATGTTCGCATAACCTTCTCCAGGGTTTCTTGTGGAGCGTTTGTTGAACACCAGCCTATACCCTTCCAGCACAGCCTTCTCCCTTCTAGAGAACCTAACCCCTCTCTCCCTTAGCCTATCACAATCCATGTTTGAGCCGTATGCGAAGTATTTCATCGCCTTAAAACACGTCTTCTGAACAGCTGTCAGCTCTTCTTGCTGAGCTTGATTTCGATTGCTGAAACGTATCTGGTCTGCTCACCTGAGCCAACCTGCTCCGTATCCGTCTTGATGCTCTTGACCTCGTAGTTGTTGAAGCCGAACCTTTTCGTCACAAAAACCGCCACATCAACCGCCTTCGACACATACTTTCCACGCGCCTTCACCACTACCTCACCTCGACGCAGTAGGCTGCTGAAGGCTGAGGCGACATAGATCATGAGCGGCTTCTGGCCTATGAATATGATGTTGTTTGATGCGGGCTTCTCTCCACTCATCTATCCATCACCTCCTGAACCCTCTAGAGTTCAAACCATCCAGAGTAGTTAGAACCTTTGATTTTATTCTCCGCTCATCTTAATATCCTTATCGTTCGATTAAACTCCTTATTCGCATTGCGTCCAAAGTTGTTTTGTTTGAAAGCGATATATCGACATATTTAAATATGAATTAAGGAGAATAACAACATGGAGTATGAGTAAGCACTTTCCGACGGAGCACGGAGTCAAGATATTTCTGCGAGCTAACCCTAACTACGAAGAAAGCTCAAGCAGCTGCTCCAAAAACTTTGGGACACTGAATAGGAGAGTTGAGGGGGCTAGGATTGGATTATGACGTGATAGTAAATGCGATATTAGGAGGGTTATACGCACTCGAAGACTACGTAGCCTATCACGTCTTAACCTGCCTCATCCCAGCCTTCTTGTTAGCTGGGGCTATAACAGTCTTCCTATCCCGTGAAGCCATACTCAAGTATCTAGGCTCGGCGGGCAAGAAGTCGATATCGTTTCCCTTGGCGGCTGTGAGCAGCATGGGGCTGGCGGTCTGCTCCTGCACAGTAATACCGATCGCGGCTGGGCTCTATCGCAGGGGCAGTAGTATAGGCCCGGCGTTCATAATCTTGTGGACAGCTCCTGCATCAAGCCTGCTAGCCCTGGTTTACACCGGAGCCATACTTGGCTTGGATATGGCACTGGCGAGAATAGTCACCGCCTTATCCACTACCGAATTATGTAGGTGTTGGTAGGCCTTATTTTCCCGATAAGGTAGTGTTGTTTCTAATACCTATGGCAGTAACTTCTCTATATGCTTGGCGAGCCTTCGACAGCGTATCGATTAAGGAGTGGTTAAGCGAGACCCTCTGGTTCGTCAGACTGATATTTCCGCTGATGCTGATCGGCGTCTTCGTAGTCGGCATAA
This genomic interval carries:
- a CDS encoding mechanosensitive ion channel family protein gives rise to the protein MTTPNDLLFVAEVVAAVIVSAIPLAIVYYVYKHIANLAARTKSKLDDYLVVVSKWPLFITIFLLSVSTLLNYFSDKMRLPLPEYLSTGADYLMQAAIVLSITSVLVVIIQSAITRFGRRVAAGEADKETALVGLQKIITYIIWILAILIALSIIFPPSLPALLSLVSGMGFAAIVVGLAAQKVVGNWLSGLLIYFVRPFRLGDALLFRGDYGVVEEIKITHTIIRTWDNRRLVVPNSVFDSEVVVNYHLKDPRMIGSVFVDISYESNYELAKNLMIKIASEHPNVLPDMPPRVHLLEFGENGLKLRLIFMCKDQPTAFVTAAELRERIKKAFDENGIEIPYPRRYIISERSRTKPIATQEEEEKSLDPTFS
- a CDS encoding gamma-glutamylcyclotransferase is translated as MKYFAYGSNMDCDRLRERGVRFSRREKAVLEGYRLVFNKRSTRNPGEGYANIVKDEGGVVEGILYEIADKDIERLDRFEGYPHHYDRRKVEVRLQSGEVVDAVAYIANRKMTAEGLKPSRGYLNHLLKGCDLLSKEYCEKLRNTPTLD
- a CDS encoding RNA-binding protein (Sso10b; forms dimers; interacts with silencing protein Sir2 which regulates Alba by deacetylation of a lysine residue which affects DNA binding affinity; binds double-stranded DNA tightly distributed uniformly and abundantly on the chromosome), with the protein product MSGEKPASNNIIFIGQKPLMIYVASAFSSLLRRGEVVVKARGKYVSKAVDVAVFVTKRFGFNNYEVKSIKTDTEQVGSGEQTRYVSAIEIKLSKKS